In the bacterium SCSIO 12741 genome, CAAAATTTCCGTCACTACTTCAAAGTATATGGTGAGGTAGAAACGGATCAAAACACTCAGATTTTTCCAGAAATCGGTGGAACCATTTTGGCCATTATGGTTAAAGAAGGTGACCGCGTAAACAAAGGTCAGGCCTTGTTGCGTATCGATACCGAAATTTTGGATGAGCAAATCAAAGAGGTAGAAACTCGCTTGGAGTTGGCCGAAACTACCTACCAAAAGCAAAAGAAGCTTTGGGACAAAAACATCGGATCTGAAATGCAGTTTTTGCAAGCCAAAAACAACCGCGATGCATTGGCAACCAATTTGGAGGCCTTGAAAGCCCAAAAAGGAAAAGCCATTGTACAGGCGCCGTTTTCAGGAGTTATTGACGAGATTGTTCCTAAAGTTGGAGAGTCAGCAATGCCTGGTGCACCCTTGATGCGAATCATCAATTTGAGCAACATGTACGTTACAGCTGATATCTCTGAAAGCTACATCGGAAAAGTGAAGCAAGGTGACCATGTGATGGTTGAGTTTACCAATTACGGAGTGGAGCACGAATCTACTATCGCTCGTACCGGTGAGTACATCAATCCAAATAACCGCACCTTCCAGATTAAGGTGAATTTGGATAACAGCGATGGTTTGTACAAGCCCAATATGGTAGCTCGTATCAATGTAATGGACTACTCTAAGGACTCTGTAGTTGTTCTTCCTACCCGATTGATTTTGGAAGGATCCGGAGGTCGTCGTTATGTATTTGCCCTGGAAAAAGGAAGCGAAGGTGTGACCGCTGTCAAAAGACAGGTTGAAGTGGCTAAGAGCTACCGTGGAATGGCCGAAATTTCTAAAGGATTGACCGGTGACGAGTGGATTGTATCCAAAGGAGCTCGTGCCATTCGTGATGGTCAGTTCGTGGAATGGCAACAATAATAATTGGCACACTTAAATCAGACAAAACATGTCAGAGAATAACAAAGACAAGGGTGTGTTGAAGTCGTTTGGCTTGTCAACACTCTCTCTGAAAAACAGAACAACGATTTTTGTTCTGACCGCGATTATCGCAATCGCCGGGGTCGTTTCTTACCGGGCTATGCCCCGGGAGGCATTCCCTGAGGT is a window encoding:
- a CDS encoding efflux RND transporter periplasmic adaptor subunit, with product MKNLVWTAVMAVLIASCAPQAGEGELSQLQHERDSLKKVKGEIADRLAVIEGEIAELDSTKKLTLVTAEKPAIQNFRHYFKVYGEVETDQNTQIFPEIGGTILAIMVKEGDRVNKGQALLRIDTEILDEQIKEVETRLELAETTYQKQKKLWDKNIGSEMQFLQAKNNRDALATNLEALKAQKGKAIVQAPFSGVIDEIVPKVGESAMPGAPLMRIINLSNMYVTADISESYIGKVKQGDHVMVEFTNYGVEHESTIARTGEYINPNNRTFQIKVNLDNSDGLYKPNMVARINVMDYSKDSVVVLPTRLILEGSGGRRYVFALEKGSEGVTAVKRQVEVAKSYRGMAEISKGLTGDEWIVSKGARAIRDGQFVEWQQ